In Chelmon rostratus isolate fCheRos1 chromosome 4, fCheRos1.pri, whole genome shotgun sequence, a genomic segment contains:
- the traf3ip2l gene encoding uncharacterized protein traf3ip2l, which yields MMPTSIHSALAPNSHVSQLSRYASSHRNTPEEDDETISSEEREAGVVHQPDSTLDPDGHRLLPKRAAFPDDSLFGGQEQDLALHHPGPSYPSYHFPRSLSPGYSQPTPFPSHADGAWLHPSFASSWSGYPSSLPSSLSQKEVSSCLSGCKSPSLPGGHSTSMSSLEQPLSLCSNPPSANLCHHTLPPYSCSPLGAACCAQRPADAFPRGAVVNKPLWPQHHPAYGPCCPGDCRLPAAGYTHMGHKAPAKERTPPYSTPLSLEQRRVFVTYEADSDKHVNEIINFVALLRQNGFDTHIDIFEQQFRSISKIDFMERYLSEKEYLIIIIISPKYYETVTASPVGLENDERTFNTVYIHKQLQNEFIQNGSKNFRFIPIVFPGAKKCHVPNWLQNTHVYGWPRDRDDILRRLMRVEKYNPPPIGELPTIVSIPI from the exons ATGATGCCCACTTCAATCCACTCGGCTTTAGCCCCGAACAG TCACGTGAGCCAGCTGAGCAGGTACGCGAGCAGCCACCGCAACACGCCGGAAGAGGACGATGAGACCATTAGCTCGGAGGAGAGAGAAGCCGGCGTGGTCCACCAGCCAGACTCCACCCTTGACCCCGACGGCCACCGCCTCCTTCCTAAGCGCGCCGCCTTCCCTGATGACTCCCTGTTTGGCGGACAGGAGCAGGACCTGGCCCTCCATCACCCCGGCCCGAGCTACCCCTCCTACCATTTCCCCCGCAGCTTGTCCCCCGGGTACAGCCAGCCCACGCCGTTCCCCAGCCACGCAGACGGCGCCTGGCTCCACCCGAGCTTCGCCAGCAGCTGGTCGGGGTATCCCAGCAGCCTTCCGTCCTCTCTGAGCCAAAAAGAGGTCTCCAGCTGCCTCTCCGGGTGCAAGTCCCCGTCCCTGCCCGGCGGACACAGCACCAGCATGAGCAGCCTGGAGCAGCCGCTGTCGCTGTGCTCCAACCCCCCCTCGGCCAACCTGTGCCACCACACGCTGCCTCCGTACTCGTGCTCGCCGCTGGGAGCCGCCTGCTGCGCGCAGCGCCCCGCAGACGCCTTCCCTAGGGGGGCGGTGGTCAACAAACCCCTCTGGCCTCAGCACCACCCGGCGTACGGCCCCTGCT GTCCAGGTGACTGCAGACTTCCTGCAGctggatacacacacat GGGCCACAAAGCTCCAGCCAAAGAGAGGACGCCCCCGTACAGCACGCCGCTGTCCCTGGAGCAGA GGAGGGTGTTTGTCACTTACGAGGCGGACAGCGACAAGCACGTCAACGAGATCATCAACTTTGTGGCTCTGCTGCGACAGAACGGCTTCGACACGCAC ATTGATATTTTCGAGCAGCAGTTCAGGAGTATCAGCAAGATCGACTTCATGGAGCGATACCTCAGCGAG AAAGAGTacctgatcatcatcatcatcagtcccAAGTACTATGAGACCGTGACGGCGTCCCCGGTGGGCCTGGAGAACGACGAGAGGACCTTCAACACCGTCTACATACATAAACAG ctccAGAATGAGTTCATCCAGAATGGAAGCAAGAATTTCAGGTTCATTCCCATCGTGTTCCCCGGGGCGAAAAAG TGTCACGTTCCCAACTGGCTTCAGAACACGCATGTTTACGGATGGCCGCGCGACCGCGACGACATCCTGCGGCGGCTGATGAGGGTCGAGAAGTACAACCCGCCTCCTATAGGGGAGCTACCCACCATCGTTTCCATCCCCATATAG